Proteins from one Oncorhynchus tshawytscha isolate Ot180627B unplaced genomic scaffold, Otsh_v2.0 Un_contig_4324_pilon_pilon, whole genome shotgun sequence genomic window:
- the cant1b gene encoding soluble calcium-activated nucleotidase 1b, producing the protein MKPVKTVYTPSPSPMSIISGYNSEPERGGPDDSSSMNSLRISVRGLPALAFMAGATSDPRFRLKWRAITVATLIALALLFYLHQTTVVGTGGNDVFAVSSDRFHHHGNGAQSCGKQRRRHWNNKQYNDTYPLSPPERMASGSIRYRIGVIADLDTASMSTKGQTWFSVMRRGHLVVSESGDRVEVEWDADSLTLESHLAEKGRGMELSELVAFNGHLYSVDDRTGVVYRIEGNQAVPWVILTDGDGSVSKGFKAEWLAVKDECLYVGGLGKEWTTTTGEFINDNPQWIKVVGYRGNVQHENWVPRYNALRSAAGIQPPGYLIHESAAWSDRLQRWFFLPRRASSERYDEIADEHRATNLLLSSPSDFREITVGHAGPLHPTHGFSSFKFVPDTDDQIVLALKSEEDAGKIATYILAFTLDGRMLLPETKIGDLKYEGLEFI; encoded by the exons ctccctctccctcccccatgtcCATTATCTCAGGGTATAATTCAGAGCCGGAACGTGGTGGTCCTGATGATTCCAGTTCCATGAATTCCCTACGGATCTCTGTGCGAGGCCTTCCTGCCCTGGCCTTCATGGCCGGCGCCACCTCTGACCCCCGCTTCCGCCTAAAATGGAGGGCCATCACCGTGGCAACACTCATTGCCCTCGCCCTGCTGTTCTACCTGCACCAGACGACGGTGGTCGGAACTGGCGGCAATGACGTCTTCGCCGTCTCCTCTGACCGCTTCCATCACCACGGTAACGGGGCGCAAAGCTG TGGGAAACAACGGCGGCGTCATTGGAATAATAAACAGTACAACGACACATATCCTCTCAGTCCCCCGGAGAGGATGGCGTCCGGGAGCATCCGGTACCGTATTGGGGTGATCGCAGACTTGGACACGGCCTCAATGAGCACCAAG GGTCAGACGTGGTTCAGCGTCATGCGGAGGGGCCACCTGGTGGTGTCTGAGAGTGGGGACAGAGTGGAGGTGGAGTGGGACGCAGACAGCCTGACCCTGGAGAGCCACCTGGCTGAGAAGGGACGAG GTATGGAGCTGTCGGAGCTGGTTGCATTCAACGGTCACCTGTACAGTGTGGACGACCGTACAGGAGTTGTCTACAGGATAGAGGGGAACCAGGCGGTACCCTGGGTTATACTGACTGATGGAGACGGGTCTGTCTCaaaag GGTTCAAGGCGGAGTGGCTGGCGGTGAAGGATGAGTGCCTCTACGTGGGTGGTCTGGGTAAAGAGTGGACGACCACTACCGGAGAGTTCATCAACGACAACCCCCAATGGATCAAGGTGGTGGGTTACCGCGGCAACGTGCAACACGAGAACTGGGTGCCGCGTTACAACGCCCTGCGCAGCGCAGCCGGCATTCAACCTCCAG gtTACCTGATCCATGAGTCTGCAGCGTGGTCCGACCGCCTCCAGCGCTGGTTCTTCCTCCCCCGCCGCGCCAGCTCCGAACGCTACGATGAGATCGCCGACGAGCACCGCGCCaccaacctcctcctctcctccccctcggaCTTCCGCGAAATCACTGTGGGGCACGCTGGACCCCTCCACCCAACGCACGGTTTCTCCTCGTTCAAGTTTGTACCGGACACCGACGATCAGATCGTACTAGCGTTGAAGTCGGAGGAGGACGCAGGGAAGATAGCGACGTACATCCTGGCCTTTACTTTAGACGGGAGGATGTTACTGCCAGAGACGAAGATAGGAGACCTGAAGTATGAAGGACTGGAGTTCATTTAA